The following DNA comes from Legionella fallonii LLAP-10.
TTGAATTAATGAATACGGAAATGTATCCCTTAGAGCAACCCTCTTCATCAAACAACTGCTCATATTTCTCTTTATAAAATTCGGCCAGTATCTGTTGTAAATTTGACTTATTAGAAACCAATTGGATTTCTTTTCGTTCTGAACTAAACTCTATTAATTGATATTCATACATTCTTATAACCTGTAGCTTTTTATATAAAGGATATATATAATTCATACATATCTAACTAGGGTGGTGCATATGAACGAACAACTGTTTAAAGACCTAGGTAAAAACTCATCTGCAGCGAAGATGAGACTTTAATCTATTCAACTCAATAAACCTCTACAATATCTTGCTCGGCAAGAAAAGTTCCTGCCTTGTTTATCTTAGCAAGAGAATCATCCCAGCAAAGAACCATCGCTGATTTAGACATATGTGCCATGTGTTCACTTGTGTCCTCTGGTTTAACAAAAAAAGTCCATTCATTTTGAACATTAAGCTCGGGTTTTTTAATATTCTTTATCACTCCTTGTTTTCTAGGAAAGTAACCACACACAAAGTGTCTTTGATTCTCTACTAAATCTGGAGGCTCAACGCCGCACACAATACAACATAAAATTGTTTCAAGACTGATGGAATATTTTTTTTGATATAATTTATTTAAACCAATACCTGGTGGTCTGGCATTGGTTTCAATAAATTGAATATAACCATCCTCACTCATGAAAAACTCGGTGTGAAGTACTCCATTATTGAATCCTAATAACCGGCACACGTTCACGGAAGCATCCAAGACAGCTTGTCTCTGATGTGCGTCTAAAATATTCAGGCTAAAAATAGGTACATTTTTACTGACCATGAGATGGTTTGGATGAGTATATTTTCTGGCCTCCACAAATATTATATTCCCATCAAATACCGCCAACTCCGAATGATATAAATCATCGGCAACATACGCTTGAGCAATGTACTGTTCTTCGCCTTCTTTCTTATTGGTTAAAAAAAGGCAAAACTCCTCTTCCGTTTTAATATGATAAGTTTCATAAGATCCAGAAGAGTTAATGGGTTTAATAAAAATATCCTGGGCCCCTATTTTTTCTTTAATTGATGTAAAAGTTGGAGATTCAATCAATGTGGTTGTTTTAGGATAGGGAAAAGAATCATCTAACTGGCGATACATGAGATCTTTATGACTTAATAACATGGCCTTATCCAAGCTCATGCCAGAAATATTAAGACACTCACGAATCTTGGCTATATCTACAAACAAATCTTCTGAAAAACATACAATATAATCTGGGCGAACCGAATCACAAATCGCCAATAGATCTTCATAGGAAAATGAATTTACTAACACATGCTCCCTATCTTTAACCACCTTGGAGGACTCTTTTATTACAAAGACAGGAGTGATTCCTCGTTGATAGAGTACATCACCATCAATTAATTCATAATCCTGTAGAGGATCAATACACAACAATGTCTTTATTTTCATTATATTTAATTCCAAAACACCCTACTAAAAAAGCAGTTTTCGAAGGAAATTGCTCCACGGAATAACCAAGTTTATTGGTTATTTCTAAAAATCGAGGATCGTAATCAAAAATGGTTTCTCTTGGTAATTTAAATAAATTATTAGTGACTTGATTTCTCTTTTCATGAAACAGGGTTAACTCAAGCATCGTTGCACTATCAAAAAAGGGTGTGTTTTTAAAATGGCCCAATTTATTTATATAATCTGCATACTGGAGATACGTATCATAGATCAACTCACAGCGCTGCGGTTTATTAGCAAAAGAAGTCGGCTTAAAAGCCATCTCTTCTTTGAGGATCGAATAAAACACGGGATTGTTTTTAGTTTTGTCAAAATGCACCGGTTCCATAACAAAAGGGGTGTATTTCGATTTGTAAATATCACGATAGGTTTCAACAATAAAATCCAAAGGCAACAAGTCATCACTAACAGCTAAACCATAACCAGGAACCTGTCCTGTACCTATAGTAATTAATTGGCTAATCGCGTTATTAGTAAATTCATTCTGGGATATTTCAGGATGATTGGCTCTAATATAAGCCATTAGATAATTATAAAAAGGCAGATTTGCATAATATCCATTTTGATTAGAATCAAATTCCATGATTAAACTTAACAGAGTCGGTAATTTATTGGCTTTAATTAATGCAACGATTTCAGAGGGGAACACTAACAATTTGGCTCGCCAGTTACAATTAGCCGCTTCACACAAGCTCTTAAACGTTAAATAATGATTTCCAAGATCATCTGGAACCGGAATATCTGCTTTAAAATATCGTTCTAAACTTGCATGAGGCCTTGCGTCTGCCACAGGGCAAAGCAAAAACGTGTTCCTTGCACCAGACGATATTTGCAATATATCTGTAGGATGATGCGTATTTGAAGCATTGTACAAAGAACTAACGTTTAAAAAATCCCCTTCGCTGTATATTTGATGAGTACTTGATTTTCCTTTAAATTCAATGAACATTTCGAGTTTTTTCTCTAAAACCATTGAAAAGGGAACAGACGATAATTTTCCGCCTGTATTAGGCAAATAAAAATGATGTTCATCTGCAATGATTTGCCCATATTGATAGTCAAGCACCGAAAAAAGCATGTTTTGAATACCATCGATGGTTTCTAACACGTCATAAAGTCGCTTGTTAACTCTAGCTATGCCTGCTTTTACCTGATCCCAAGATAATTCACTCATGATATCAACATCAAAGTCCAGTTAGTGAGAGAAATAATACAGGAGAAGTTGAGTATATTCAACGACGATGTATTTTATGTAACAAAAATACTTACTAAAAATAAAATTTTTTATTGCAATAACGCTTTTCAAGTTATAAATTATGTTACTTGAAATGCATTAAATAGAAACGGAGTTTATATGATGATAATCGACCATGTAGATAATCAAATCATCAAGATGATAGTCAACGGATGCCATGTGAATGACATTGCTGAGGACACAAAAAAGTCTAAACGATACATTCTCTATCGACTCAGTGATCTAAAAACAAGTTTCAATTGCAAAACCACACCACAATTAATTTATATGCTGGCCACATCAGGGTTAATTAAGTAAACTTTTCTGCACATGGATGTATTATGAACAATTCGATTTATTATTTGGGCTTTAACAAGCTTCTTTCATTAACCAAATGCCCGAAAGAAGCCCTTCTTTTAGATAAAATTATCTTTCATCATCAAGGCACTCTTTTGAAGCGTGAGAATAGATTATGGTTTACTAAAAAAATCCCTGAGCTTGCAGAAGAACTGGGCTTTAGTGAAAGCCGCACATATATCTATCTCAAAAACTTGGAGGAAGCAGGGTTTATTATTCGTAAAAGATTTAAATATTACGGTGTTCCACGTTCATTTATAGCAATTTCAGAATTACTTCAACACAAATTACAATTGATCATTAAGGCACCTGAAAACATCATTGAGATAAAAGAAAAGAGCCCTAATTCTGCACACGATATAAACGAGAGAATGGATTCTCCCGTTTTAAGAGAATCCATTAATAAAGATCAAAATAAAGTAATTAATAATATTATTCATAACAATTCAAGCAATACATTAGCACTTACTGAACTCAATATCGTTAAAGGGATGTTGTTGAATGTGCAAAGACAGCACGGAGTAAAATTATCGTCACCCCAAAAAGTTTTTGATGAAGTGGTATTTTCAATAAACAACCAGGAACAATTTCAAAACATTGGCACATTCCAGCATAAAATTAATATTATCTCTCAACTTCTTCGCGCAAATCGCTGGAAAACACCAAAAGGGTTTAATAAATATTCTCCTGAAGCAAAACGCTATCAAGAAAAAGAAGAGCAGGAACAAGTAGCACGATTAACTCTTAAAAAAGAAGAGTGCAGTTACTCTGGATTGAACGAGGTTGCAACACATAACCGCCTGCAAAATGTTTATGATTTGCCTCAACCGCCCAGCCCTAACATAAAACTACGAAAGTCACTGCAAGTACAACAAAGTCTTATTAATGGCATTAAAAAAGATATTAAAACGATAAAAAACCCTAATATATTGGAAAACTTTCTAAAAATACTGGCTCAGGAGGAAGCAAAATTATCAAAATTGCAAGCCGAATATTCGCTGCATTAGATTATGCTATTCCCTCTATTGAGCTACTTGATGTTTTTTGTATACTGCTTTCAATCGTTTTAGAGCATAACCAAAGAATGCATGCACCAAAAATGGCATAAAGGCTTAACTGAGTAAATGTACCCATGTAATGTTCATTACTCACAATCGGATTTAATGATTCAGATTGGGTCATTAAATTGGAAAAGTAATTGGATAAGGTAGCTGCTATTCCTGACGCCATCATCCATACTCCCATCATGAGTCCTTGCAATTTTTCCTGAGCAAGACTTCCTATCATCGCATAACCTACCGGAGCAAGAAGCAACTCCCCTAAGGCTTGGAAAAGATAATGCGCAACAATCCAACTCATGCTAGTTAATCCATTAGCATTGGAATTTTCTATACCAATAGTTAGTGCCAAAAACGATAACGCAATAAACACTAAGGAATATATAAATTGTCTCGATATAGAAATAACGATGTGTTTTTTTCTTAACCTCTCGAATAAAGCAATTACTATAGGTGAACCAACAATTACAAAAATAGAATTCAAATTCATCAGCCATTGCGGAGGAATATAATAAGAGCCGA
Coding sequences within:
- a CDS encoding ATP-grasp domain-containing protein, which translates into the protein MKIKTLLCIDPLQDYELIDGDVLYQRGITPVFVIKESSKVVKDREHVLVNSFSYEDLLAICDSVRPDYIVCFSEDLFVDIAKIRECLNISGMSLDKAMLLSHKDLMYRQLDDSFPYPKTTTLIESPTFTSIKEKIGAQDIFIKPINSSGSYETYHIKTEEEFCLFLTNKKEGEEQYIAQAYVADDLYHSELAVFDGNIIFVEARKYTHPNHLMVSKNVPIFSLNILDAHQRQAVLDASVNVCRLLGFNNGVLHTEFFMSEDGYIQFIETNARPPGIGLNKLYQKKYSISLETILCCIVCGVEPPDLVENQRHFVCGYFPRKQGVIKNIKKPELNVQNEWTFFVKPEDTSEHMAHMSKSAMVLCWDDSLAKINKAGTFLAEQDIVEVY
- a CDS encoding helix-turn-helix domain-containing protein, whose product is MNNSIYYLGFNKLLSLTKCPKEALLLDKIIFHHQGTLLKRENRLWFTKKIPELAEELGFSESRTYIYLKNLEEAGFIIRKRFKYYGVPRSFIAISELLQHKLQLIIKAPENIIEIKEKSPNSAHDINERMDSPVLRESINKDQNKVINNIIHNNSSNTLALTELNIVKGMLLNVQRQHGVKLSSPQKVFDEVVFSINNQEQFQNIGTFQHKINIISQLLRANRWKTPKGFNKYSPEAKRYQEKEEQEQVARLTLKKEECSYSGLNEVATHNRLQNVYDLPQPPSPNIKLRKSLQVQQSLINGIKKDIKTIKNPNILENFLKILAQEEAKLSKLQAEYSLH
- a CDS encoding ubiquitin family protein; this translates as MNYIYPLYKKLQVIRMYEYQLIEFSSERKEIQLVSNKSNLQQILAEFYKEKYEQLFDEEGCSKGYISVFINSKQMTSTKDITLRSNDEICIVASISGG